In Tachysurus fulvidraco isolate hzauxx_2018 chromosome 1, HZAU_PFXX_2.0, whole genome shotgun sequence, a single window of DNA contains:
- the LOC113662296 gene encoding histone H4, which translates to MSGRGKGGKGLGKGGAKRHRKVLRDNIQGITKPAIRRLARRGGVKRISGLIYEETRGVLKVFLENVIRDAVTYTEHAKRKTVTAMDVVYALKRQGRTLYGFGG; encoded by the coding sequence ATGTCTGGAAGAGGTAAAGGCGGTAAGGGACTCGGCAAAGGGGGCGCAAAGCGTCATCGTAAGGTTCTTCGCGACAACATCCAGGGAATCACCAAGCCGGCTATTCGCCGTCTGGCTCGCCGTGGCGGTGTTAAGCGTATTTCTGGTCTGATCTACGAAGAGACTCGCGGTGTGCTGAAAGTCTTCTTGGAGAACGTGATCCGCGATGCTGTCACCTACACCGAGCACGCTAAGAGAAAGACCGTCACCGCTATGGATGTGGTGTACGCCCTGAAACGCCAGGGGCGCACTCTGTACGGCTTCGGCGGGTAA
- the LOC113662287 gene encoding histone H2B, translating to MPEPAKTAPKKGSKKAVTKTAGKGGKKRRKTRKESYAIYVYKVLKQVHPDTGISSKAMGIMNSFVNDIFERIAGESSRLAHYNKRSTITSREIQTAVRLLLPGELAKHAVSEGTKAVTKYTSSK from the coding sequence ATGCCTGAACCAGCTAAAACCGCGCCTAAGAAGGGCTCCAAGAAGGCCGTGACCAAGACGGCAGGTAAAGGCGGCAAGAAGCGCAGAAAGACCAGGAAGGAGAGTTACGCCATCTACGTGTACAAAGTGCTGAAGCAGGTGCACCCTGATACCGGGATCTCCTCTAAGGCCATGGGCATCATGAACTCGTTCGTCAACGATATTTTTGAGCGCATCGCCGGTGAGTCTTCTCGTCTTGCTCATTACAACAAGCgctccaccatcacctctaGGGAGATCCAGACTGCCGTGCGTCTGTTGCTTCCCGGAGAGTTGGCCAAGCACGCCGTGTCTGAGGGCACCAAGGCCGTCACCAAGTACACCAGCTCCAAGTAA